In Hirschia baltica ATCC 49814, the genomic stretch TTGTGGAGCAACAGTACAAACAGCATAAATGAAGCCTATTTATTCAAACTGGCTTCATTATTGCTGTGTTATAACCATCTCGTCGTTGATGATTAAATAGGTCTCACTATGAAACGCGCTCTTATTGCTGTTGCACTGACAACTTTTATTGGTCTTCCTGCTTTCGCACAGGACGCGAGCCAGATCGCTACCGTAAAACAAGGTGCTGCTAGCTGCGTTGGATGCAATTTATTCCAAGCAGATTTTTCTATGGATGATCTTTCTGGCAAAAACCTAAGCGGTTCGCGGCTGCGTCAATCCAACCTTGAAGTCGCCACTTTAGACAAAGCTAATCTGTCTAAAGCTGACCTAAGTGTTGCGAATTTATTTGGTGTGCGTATGCAGGGCACTAATCTAAAGAATGCAAACCTAAAAGATGCAACGCTTGTTGGTGGCTGGTTCGGCGGTGCTGATTTTACAGGCGCAAATCTTGATGGCGCAATACTTTCAGGTGCTTACCTAAAAACAGCCAGAGGCCTGACACAAGCACAGTTAGCAACAGCGCATTGCGACGCTTCTACTGAGCTTCCCAAAGGCTTAAGCCCCAATATGTGCAAACGATAAATTCATAGAAAAGGGCAGTTGTTTCAAACAACTGCCCTTCCCTCTTAATCTGATACTTTAAATCTGATTATTTATTTTCTACTGGCACCAAGCGCAACGAAAGTTCTCTCAGCTGAGAGTTTTCCGCAACAGACGGAGCACCTAGCAATAGGTCTTGTCCTTGTTGATTCATTGGGAACATAATCACATCACGAATATTATCAGCTTCAGCCAATAGCATCACCATACGGTCAATTCCCGGTGCAATTCCGCCGTGTGGAGGCGCACCATATCTGAATGCATTCAGCATGCCGCCAAACTCTTCTTCAACGACCTCTGGCCCATAACCGGCAAGTTCAAAGGCTTTGATCATAATGTCTGGACGGTGGTTACGAATAGCACCAGAAGAAAGCTCTGTTCCGTTACAAACAATATCGTATTGGTAAGCTAGAATTTCGAGTTTCTTCTCGTCAGTATCCGCAGCCTCCAACACTTCTAAACCACCTTGTGGCATAGAGAATGGGTTGTGCGAGAAGTCCACTTTCTTGTTGTCTTCGTCCCATTCATACATTGGGAAATCGACAATCCAGCAGAATTTAAAGATATCTTTTTCTACAATATCTAGCTCTTCACCAACTTTAAGACGCGCAGCACCCGCCAGTTTGTATGCATCTGTTTTCTTACCAGCGGAGAAGAAAATTCCATCTCCTGCTTCAAGTCCCAATTGCTCAAGCATTGCAGCAAGGTGAGCAGGCTCAAAATTCTTCAGCACAGGGTCTTGGCTATCAATACCGCCGCCATCTGCCTCTTTAAGACGTGCATAACCAAGTCCAGGTGCTTGCATTTCTTTTTTGGCCCATTTGTCCATCTCGTCGAAGAATTTACGAGATTTCTCAGCAGCTGCTTTCGGCGCTGGAATGGCAATAACTTTACCACCGCCAGCAATGATTTTAGCAAAAATACCAAAACCAGTTTTGCTGTCATCGACGAAGAATTCTGTTACGTCGCCAAGTTCGATTGGGTTACGAAGATCTGGTTTGTCAGATCCGTATTTCGCCATCGCCTCAAGATAAGGAATACGTGGGAATGGAGCTGGCGTTACAGTCTTGTCGCCAGAAAATTCTTCAAATACGCCGTGCATAACAGGCTCAATAGACGCAAATACATCTTCCTGTGTTACAAAGCTCATCTCAATGTCGAGCTGATAAAATTCCAAAGAACGATCAGCACGCAAATCTTCATCTCGGAAACAAGGCGCGATTTGGAAATAACGATCAAACCCAGACACCATCATGAGCTGTTTAAACTGTTGCGGAGCCTGCGGAAGCGCATAAAACTTGTTTGGGTGCATACGAGAAGGCACCAAGAAGTCACGCGCACCTTCAGGGCTGGAAGCCGTCAAAATCGGTGTTTGGTATTCTGTAAAGTTCTGCGCCTTCATACGCTCACGTAAAGATGTGATCACATTTGAACGCAGCATGATATTTTTGTGCAAAGTCTCGCGACGCAAATCTAAATAACGATGCTTTAAACGAATCTCTTCTGGGTAATCTGGCTCCCCAAACACAGGAAGCGGCAGTTCATCTGCTGCAGATTGCACTTCAAGATCGCTAATGACGACCTCAATAGCACCTGTATCAAGTGACTCATTGGCAGTTTCTTCAGAACGTGCGACCACATTACCTGTAATAGACACGACACTTTCGACACGAATTCGTTCTAAAGTGGCAAAATGCGCATTATCTGGCTGAACTACGCATTGCGTCAGACCATAATGATCGCGTAAGTCTATAAATAACAGACCTCCATGGTCGCGCTTACGATGAACCCAACCGCTAATGCGTACGGTTTCACCTACATGTTCGGATCTTAGTTGGCCGCATGTGTGCGTACGGTAAGCGTGCATTTTTTGGAGTCTCCGTTGAGAAAGTTTGGCGGACAAGCACACCGTTACGGCCTGCTTGTCAAGCGATAGCGTTTAGGAAGGAGCTGGTGTGCCATCTAACACCCGCGATGAATTGAAACTAGTAGCAGACACTGACGAGCTAATCAAAGCCTGTGAGGAGCTGAAAAAGGGCGAATTTATCGCCGTAGATACTGAATTTCACAGAGAATCGACCTTTTGGCCGAAACTTTGTCTCATTCAGGCAGCAACTCTAGAGTTTGATTGTCTTATCGATCCGCTCTCACCAAATATAGATTTAGCTCCATTTCTAGATTTAATGGCAGATACGTCACGTGTGAAAGTTTTTCATGCTGCCCGTCAAGACATGGAAATTTTTACAAAATTGATCGGGACACCACCCGCACCTATTTTTGATTCGCAAGTAGCGGCTATGGCGTGCGGTCTTGGCGATTCTGTATCCTATGAAAATCTTGTCTCTCAGCTTTTAAAAGCCCGTGTTGATAAATCTTCTCAGTTTACAGATTGGCAACGCCGTCCGTTGACTGAAAAGCAGCTAGACTATGCGCGCGGTGATGTAACCCATCTTCGCCACTGTTACGTTAAGCTGAAAGCAAAATTGGAAAAACTGGGCCGCATGGGCTGGATTGAAGAAGAAACAGAAATTCTCGTCAACCCTGACACCTATGACACCAATCCTAAAAACGCGTGGAAACGAATGAAAATCCGTAAACCACGCAAAGATTATTTGGCATTAATCGCTTCA encodes the following:
- a CDS encoding pentapeptide repeat-containing protein, with product MKRALIAVALTTFIGLPAFAQDASQIATVKQGAASCVGCNLFQADFSMDDLSGKNLSGSRLRQSNLEVATLDKANLSKADLSVANLFGVRMQGTNLKNANLKDATLVGGWFGGADFTGANLDGAILSGAYLKTARGLTQAQLATAHCDASTELPKGLSPNMCKR
- the aspS gene encoding aspartate--tRNA ligase translates to MHAYRTHTCGQLRSEHVGETVRISGWVHRKRDHGGLLFIDLRDHYGLTQCVVQPDNAHFATLERIRVESVVSITGNVVARSEETANESLDTGAIEVVISDLEVQSAADELPLPVFGEPDYPEEIRLKHRYLDLRRETLHKNIMLRSNVITSLRERMKAQNFTEYQTPILTASSPEGARDFLVPSRMHPNKFYALPQAPQQFKQLMMVSGFDRYFQIAPCFRDEDLRADRSLEFYQLDIEMSFVTQEDVFASIEPVMHGVFEEFSGDKTVTPAPFPRIPYLEAMAKYGSDKPDLRNPIELGDVTEFFVDDSKTGFGIFAKIIAGGGKVIAIPAPKAAAEKSRKFFDEMDKWAKKEMQAPGLGYARLKEADGGGIDSQDPVLKNFEPAHLAAMLEQLGLEAGDGIFFSAGKKTDAYKLAGAARLKVGEELDIVEKDIFKFCWIVDFPMYEWDEDNKKVDFSHNPFSMPQGGLEVLEAADTDEKKLEILAYQYDIVCNGTELSSGAIRNHRPDIMIKAFELAGYGPEVVEEEFGGMLNAFRYGAPPHGGIAPGIDRMVMLLAEADNIRDVIMFPMNQQGQDLLLGAPSVAENSQLRELSLRLVPVENK
- the rnd gene encoding ribonuclease D, with translation MPSNTRDELKLVADTDELIKACEELKKGEFIAVDTEFHRESTFWPKLCLIQAATLEFDCLIDPLSPNIDLAPFLDLMADTSRVKVFHAARQDMEIFTKLIGTPPAPIFDSQVAAMACGLGDSVSYENLVSQLLKARVDKSSQFTDWQRRPLTEKQLDYARGDVTHLRHCYVKLKAKLEKLGRMGWIEEETEILVNPDTYDTNPKNAWKRMKIRKPRKDYLALIASVSEWREKLAQELDKPRSRILKDDAVQEIAQQKPIDVNAMERLRAVPKGFAKSKHGQTLLEAINAAIADPDAYAPEIPKRPTNTQPPGAVGDLLKVLLKHVSEEADVAPRLIANAADIERIACDVEPDVQAMRGWRREVFGNLAIKLKQGKIAIAISDTGVKVFDV